DNA sequence from the Corynebacterium yudongzhengii genome:
ACGGTGTGGTGGGAGCGGCGATGTCGCAGATCGGCAAGCCCTACGGCTGGGGCGCGACCGGCCCGAACGCCTACGACTGCTCCGGTCTGATGTACTGGGCCTTCCAGCAGCAGGGCAAGACGATTCCGCGGACCTCGGCAGCGCAGGTCTCCGGCGGCCAGCCGGTCTCCCGCGGCGAGCTCCAGCCCGGCGACATCGTCGGCTTCTACCCGGGTGTGACCCACGTGGGCATGTACATCGGCAACGGTCAGGTGGTGCACGCCTCCGACTACGGTACCCCGGTAGGGGTTGCCAGCCTGGACAGCATGCCTTTCGCGGGTGCCGCTCGCTACTAGCCGCAGCACGGGTTAGCCTGAGTTCATGGCCCGAACGCTGCTGGTAACCAATGACTTTCCCCCGACCATCGGGGGCATTCAGTCGTACCTGCGCGATTTCGTCGAGACCCTACCGGCCGACGACATCGTCGTGTTCGCCTCCACGCAAAACGCCAGCGAGGCCACGCGCTTCGACGCCCGCGCCGACTACCGCATCGTCCGCTGGCCGCGGATGGTCATGCTGCCGACCTCCTCGACCGTGGAGGCGATGAGCGCCACCATCGAGGAATTCGGCATCGAGACGGTCTGGTTCGGTGCCAGCGCCCCGTTAGGATTGCTTGCCGACGCCGCCCGCCACGCCGGCGCCCGCCGCATCGTCGCTAGCACCCACGGCCACGAGGTGGGCTGGGCCAAAGCCCCCGGTGCCCGTCAGCTGCTGCGCCGTATTGGGGGCCGCGTGGACGTCGTCACCTATATCTCCGACTACACGCGCCGCCGTATCCAGCCCGCACTCGGCGATCACCCCGAATACGTCGCGCTGCCCTCGGGCGTCGACACGGAGTACTTCCAGCCCATCGACCCCGCCGAGCGCGCCCAGATCCGCAGCCGTCATGGTTTCGGCGCGGAGCCGCTCGTCGTGTGCATTTCCCGCTTGGTGCGCCGCAAGGGGCAGGACCAGTTGCTGCGGGCGTGGCCGGAGGTTATGCGCCGGCACCCGGATGCCCGTCTCGTCATCGTCGGTGAGGGCCCTTATAGGCCTCGGTTGCGCCGCATGGCGCGCGAGTTGCCCAAGCGCGCCGTGACCTTTACCGGCGCCATGGAACGCAGCGCCATGCGCGATCTGCTCGCCGCCGCGGATGTTGCCGCCGTGCCGGCGCGCACCCGCCTCGGCGGCCTGGATGTCGAAGGCCTCGGCATCGTCTACCTCGAAGCCCAGGCCGCCGGCGTGCCCGTCATCGCCGGTGATTCCGGGGGAGCGCCGGAAACCGTCCGCCCTGATACCGGGGTGGTGGTCCCGGGGCGGGCGACGGACAAGCTGGCGCGGGCCGTCGCCAAGCTTCTCGACGACCCCGCCCGCCGCAAGGAGATGGGCGAGGCGGGGCGTCGCCACGCGGTGGAGGCGTGGAGCCGCGAGCGGATGGCGAAGCGCCTGGCTGAGGTGCTCAATTACTAGCGCCGCATGGCCTATGGGCGCCGGAAAGATTGAAAGGTATATCCTTTCCAAGGATCATTAGTCAGCACCGAGCAACAGGGGATGAATGGATACGCAGGACCCGAGGCCCACGATCGGCTTCGACATCGGGGGTACCAACCTGCGTGCCGGCGTGGTGGACGCCGCCGGACGGGTGCTGAATAGCTCGTCGACCCCGACCCCGCGCAGCGCGGAGGAGCTCGAGGACGCGATTGTGGACCTGGCGAGAGAGGTCGGCGAGGGTTTTTCCGTCGGCGCGATTGGCCTGGCCATCGCGGGTTTTTTGGACCCCGAGTGCGAGACCGTGCGCTTTGCCCCGCATTTGCCTTGGCGCGATACCCCGGTGCGCTCCCGGCTCGCCGAAAGGCTCGACGTGCCGGTGCGTCTCGAACACGACGCAAATTCGGCCGCGTGGGGCGAGTACCGCTTCGGCGCCGGCCAGGGGGCGGGGACGTGGGTGCTCTTTGCGGTCGGTACCGGTATTGGTGCGACGCTGATGATCGACGGCGAGTTCTACCGCGGGGCCTTCGGCACGGCGCCGGAGTTCGGCCACCTCACCGTCGTGCCGGGGCCTGGCGGCCGCCTGTGCTCCTGCGGCAAGAAGGGCTGCTTGGAGCGCTACGCTTCGGGTACCGCGCTCGTCGATACGGCTCGGGAGCTGGCTGGCCGCTATCCGACGGCCGCGCTCGCCCGCGATATCGCCACCGGCGGCGATGTCACCGGCACCACGGTCATGGAAGACGCCGGCCGGGGCGATCCGCTGGCTCGCGCCGTCATCAACGACTTCGCCGACTGGCTGGGCGTGGGCCTAAGCTTCGTCGCCGACGTGCTCGATCCGGAGCTCATCGTGTTAGGCGGGGGAGTAGCCGGCGATGCCGCGCTCTTCCTCGAGCGCGCGAGCGAAGGCATGGCCCAGACGATGGTCGGCGCCGGGCATCGCCCCCGCCCCCGCCTGGCGACCGCCCAGCTCGGCGGGCGGGCCGGTATGATCGGCGTAGCCGACTTAGCGCGTTTTTCGATTCACTAAAGATTCAGTAAGGAGCCTTTAACGGTGCGAAACAAGTGGTATATGCTGTTTAAGGCACTGTTCGGGCCCTG
Encoded proteins:
- a CDS encoding ROK family protein, whose amino-acid sequence is MDTQDPRPTIGFDIGGTNLRAGVVDAAGRVLNSSSTPTPRSAEELEDAIVDLAREVGEGFSVGAIGLAIAGFLDPECETVRFAPHLPWRDTPVRSRLAERLDVPVRLEHDANSAAWGEYRFGAGQGAGTWVLFAVGTGIGATLMIDGEFYRGAFGTAPEFGHLTVVPGPGGRLCSCGKKGCLERYASGTALVDTARELAGRYPTAALARDIATGGDVTGTTVMEDAGRGDPLARAVINDFADWLGVGLSFVADVLDPELIVLGGGVAGDAALFLERASEGMAQTMVGAGHRPRPRLATAQLGGRAGMIGVADLARFSIH
- a CDS encoding glycosyltransferase family 4 protein: MARTLLVTNDFPPTIGGIQSYLRDFVETLPADDIVVFASTQNASEATRFDARADYRIVRWPRMVMLPTSSTVEAMSATIEEFGIETVWFGASAPLGLLADAARHAGARRIVASTHGHEVGWAKAPGARQLLRRIGGRVDVVTYISDYTRRRIQPALGDHPEYVALPSGVDTEYFQPIDPAERAQIRSRHGFGAEPLVVCISRLVRRKGQDQLLRAWPEVMRRHPDARLVIVGEGPYRPRLRRMARELPKRAVTFTGAMERSAMRDLLAAADVAAVPARTRLGGLDVEGLGIVYLEAQAAGVPVIAGDSGGAPETVRPDTGVVVPGRATDKLARAVAKLLDDPARRKEMGEAGRRHAVEAWSRERMAKRLAEVLNY